CGCGGGCCCCGGGCAGAAGCGCGCTTTCGGGCACGAACACATCGTCCAGCACGATCTCTCCGGTAACGGAAGCCCGCAGCGCCAGCTTGCCTTCGATCTTCGGGGCGGAGTAGCCGGCCGCACCTGCCTCCACGATGAAGGCACGGATCACACCGTCCAGCTTCGCCCAGACGATCGCAATGTCGGCAATCGGGCTGTTGGTGATCCACATCTTGTTGCCATTGAGGCGATAGCCACCCTCGACACGGTCCGCGCGGGTGCGCATCCCGTCGGGGTCGGAACCGTGATCGGGTTCGGTCAGGCCGAAGCATCCTATCATCCGCCCGGCAGCGAGTTCGGGCAGATACATGGCGCGCTGCGCATCGTCGCCGTAAGCAAAGATGGGATGCATGACGAGCGACGACTGGACGCTCATCGCGGAACGGTATCCTGAATCGACGCGCTCCACCTCGCGCGCGATCAGTCCATAGGCGACATGGCCGGCATCGGCCCCGCCGTATGCTTCGGGCAGCGTCGCGCCGAGAAGGCCAAGCGCGCCCATCTCGGTCATGATTTCCCGATCAAACTGCTCGTGCCGGCCAGCCAGCAGGACACGCGACATCAGTGATGACTGACAGTAATCGCGTGCCATATCGCGGATCAGGCGCTCCTCTTGCGTGATCTGCGATTCCAGATCGAAGGGATCGTCCCATTTGAATGCCGTCCGTTCCGCCAATTTCCTGCTCCTGCCGTTCAACGATTGGGGGCAGGAAAGCGGAAGGCGGGTGAAAGCGAAAGCGAACACTTGCCATGAATTCATGCGTGCTGGTAATGATATGGGGGTGCAACCGATAGAGATCCCACCGCGCCGGCAAATGCCCCGAATGCACGAACTCGTCGCGTTCGAAGCCGCCGCGCGCCATCGCAGCTTCACCGGCGCGGCGGTGGAACTGAACCTGACGCAAGGGGCGATCAGCCGGGCAGTCGCTGCGCTGGAACAGCGGTTGCGCACGCCGCTGTTCAAACGCGTCCGCCAGCGCGTGAGCCTGACCCCTGTGGGCCGCGACTATCAGGATCAGGTGCGCGCCCTGTTGGGGCAGCTCAACACCGCGACGCGGCAGGCCATGTCGGCAGGGACGGTGGAACAGACGCTCCATATCGCGACGCTACCGACATTCGGCATACACTGGCTGACACCGCGCCTGCCGCAGTTCCTGGCCCTGCACCCGCACGTAACGGTCAACCTGGCATCGCGGACACGCCCGTTTTCGTTCGAGGCCGAAGGCTTCGACCTGGCGATCCATCATGGAGAGGATGCCTGGCCCGGTGGGACCCTGCGGCGCATTGTCGACGAGACGATGGTGCCAATGTGCAGCCCTGAATATCGGGAGGCCAAAGCAATCGAAGCTCCTTCCGACCTGGGGCGGGCAACGCTGATCCATCTCAGGACCAGACCCGCGGCCTGGGCCGAATGGCATGCCGCGGCCGGGCTGCGCGGGGACGGCGCCTATCGCGGCCCCGTTTACGACCAGTTCGGCATGGCCGTATCCGGCGCGGCGGCGGGTCTGGGCGTGGCGCTCCTCCCCGAACTGTTCGCGGCGGAGCAGATCGAGGATGGCAAACTGGTTACGCTGTTCGATCTGGAACTGCGCACGGGCAGTGCATATTACATCGTGCTGCCGGAAGCGGGCGACAAGCCAGCCGCAGTGGACTTCGCCGAATGGCTGGCCACCCAACTGCCGGGGTAAGCAACGTAAACCGGCAGAGGGCGCGGCAACTCAGCGTCCCTTATTCGCCCCTTCGGCAGAATGCGCGAGCCGGAAGCCGACGGTGAAAAAGCCCTGGTCTTCCGGTCCGCGAAGCCGAAAACGTTCTTCCAGAAATTCGCCCGCATCGCCGTAGGAACCGCCACGTATCGAATGGTATCCCCCAGTGGGGCATTCGCCCCTGGCCGAGCCATCAGCGGGCGCGCCAACGTAATCGTCGTGATAGCAGTCGGCCTGCCATTCCCACACGTTGCCGCGAATATCGTAGAGACCCAGCCGATCGGCGGGAAAGCTGCCGACCGGCGCGGTTTCGATCCACACATCGCGCCCTTCGGCCTTGCCGCCGCAACATTTCACCTTACCAATATTGGCGAGTTCGTGCGTCACGCCGGGACCGCCGCCCCGCGTGTCGCCGAGATCGGCCAGGGTCGCGACGTATTCCCACTCCGCTTCGCTCGGCAGGCGATATTGCCTGCCGGTCGCGGCATTCAGCCAGCCGATGAACGCCTGGGTATCGCGCCAGCTCACGCAGACCACAGGATGATCGGCGGCCTGGACAAATCCCGGTGTCTGCCAGTTGCGATCCGGGTCGATGTGCCAGCTGGTATCGTCGGTATAGACGTTGCACTTTCCGGCCGAGACATAGCCGGTTTCCTCAGTAAATCGGCGGAAGGCGTCCAGGGTCACTTCGTGCGCAGCAAGGTGGAACGGAGCGACGGTGACCTGGCGTGTCGGGCCGTCGATCGGGCCATATCCGCGATCGACCGTCGCGCCCATGGCGAAAGTCCCGCCGGGAACAGCGACCATTTCCGGCACTGCCTCCTGATACCGCGCCTCACCCTGAGGCGAAGCCGCCACCAGCAGGATAGACGCAGCGGCGACACCCGCCGCAAGCCGTTTAGCGCTGGCGCGCGCTGCCGGCCCAGGCCGGGTTCCAGTCGATTCCGTGCTGATCGCTCATCTCCCAATAGAACTTGGTTCGTGGCCGGTCGTAATTGCCGATTTCGTTCATCGTCGCGGAATCGTAGAGCCGCCCATTGACCATCGTGTAGATAACGCTGTCGGAGTTCTGGATATCGGCCAGCGGGTCCCGTTCCAGAACGATAAGGTCCGCGAGCTTCCCGGGCTCTATCGATCCGAGCTGATGATCGAGGCCCCAGGTCTTCGCGCCGTTGATCGTGGCGGCACGCAGGATGCGCATCGGTGCCATTCCGCCTTCCGCCAGCAACTGCATTTCCCAATGGAGCGCAATGCCTGCCGCCTGTCCGTGGGACCCGACATTTACGACCACGCCTGCATCGTCGAGCCGCTTGATCGAACGCGCGACCGAACGGAAACCGACGTCGTACAGTTCATCCGCCTGATGGACCGATTGCATCGCCCGCACATAGAGCGGCGCGTCCGAAGGCCCCTGGATCGGGTTGTAGGCATTGTTGATCCCGGGAATGAAGGTGCGGACCTTCGGCGCCTTCCACGGTTCCTGGTTCTGGTAGATATAGTTCTCGCCGAACAGTTCACCGAACGTCACCACGAGCGTGGGCGTCGTGGACATTTGCGAATTTCTGAACAGCTGCAGCAGGTCGTCATAATACGTCGCGACCGGCAGATTGTGTTCCAGGTTGGTGTACCCATCGAGGATCATCGACACGTTGTCGTAGAAGTGGCCCGCCCCTTCTGCGTCGACCATCAGCCCTTCTTCCGCGGCAGCCTGCAGCAGCCATTGCTTCTGCTCGCGCGTGGTCAGCTTGTAGCTTTTCAGCACCGTGCCACCGATGGCGGCCTTGCGGCGAATTACGGCGCGGGCATCATCGAGATTGCGGATCCGGTTGAAGACGCGATCGGGCTTCCCCGACCGCCCGTAGATGACATGCCCCGTCGTCAGCCAGCGCGGGCTGACCATCAGGCCGGCGATGGTCATTTCGCCGGTTTCGTAACTCGGCAGCTCGTTCGCATAAGGATCGAAGTTGGTCGTCACACCATAAGCCAGCGCCGCGTAGCGGACGGCGTGCTTCTGCGGCATGGCGCCGGTTCCGTAACAGCAATCGATGTGACCGTGCGCATCGAAGAAGCCGGGCATCAGCGTCTTGCCCGTCAGGTCGTATATTTTGGCCGCATCCGGTATCGCCACCTCACCCGCCGGCCCCACCGCAGTGATGCGATTGCCTTCGACCACCACGGCCCCGTTTTCGATGATCGTGTCGTCGCCCGTCATCGGCAGAATGCGCGCGTTGACGAAGGCTATGCTGCCTTGCGGCACGTCGGCCGGCGCGCTTAGCGCGACCGAGTGTGCCGGCTTCTCCACAACCCCGCCCGCATCGGGACGCGTTGCGAAGACATCCGGGCCGAGCGTCCAGAAAAGCTGACCGGAAACGTCACTCCATGCCAGTTCGAAACCGCCCGAGCGAGTCAGCAGGCGGGCCGCCGGGTTGTTCCGCGCGGTGATCGCGATCGGCTCGCCGGCGGGCCGAAACGGCATCACGTTCAGTTCCTGGAATTCCTTGAATGCGATCCATTCAAGATCGGGGCTCAGCGTGAAATCCCCGGTATCGGCGGTTTCGGCATATGCGTGGTCGCGTATGTCGCCGCCTTGCGCCGCGACGCTGCGCAGGATTACGGCGCGCCGGGCATCGAAGTCCGGCAGCCCCATGAAATAGATCCGCTGATCATCGGGGGAGAAGCGCGCCACCCCCCTGGCCGGCGCCAGATAGCGCGGCTGCCTGCCATCGACGCCAACGACGTAGAGCCCCGCAACGTCGTGCGCGCCGCCCATCTGGGTATCGGGGTCGAGAATGCGGTAGGCGATCTGTCGGCCGCTGTTGGCAAACACCGGCTCGGCAATGATCCCGCCGCTGCGCACCAGGACTTTTTCCTCATCCCCTTCGGCGCTGCGCAGGCGAAGCGTGCTGCCCGACTCGTCATCCCATTCGACGTAAGCAATCCAGCGACCATCGGCAGACCATCGCGGATCGGTCTGGGCGGCATCGCTATCGGTCAGGGGGCGCGGCGGAGCATCGCCAGCCATGTCCTGGCGCCAGATGCGCCCCAGCGCGCGAAAAAGAATCTCGTTGCCGCCAGGCGACGGAGCGATCTGGCGGACGACCTTTACGTCAACGCGGTCGGGCGCCAGGTCCAGTTCGGTACGCACGGCCCGATGAATCTCGTGCCGGGCATTCGCGCGGAAGGGAATGTCGGCGGCTTCGCCGGTTCGCATGTCGACTTTGACCAATTCACCCTTGGCCCAGACGGCCACGTGCCGATTGTCGGGAAACCAGTCGAACGCGGGATAATAGTGCTCCTGCGCCAGATAGTCGGCCTGGAGATCGCGGGCGAGTTCGTCGTAGACCGCGTTCTGTCGGCCGGTCGCAATGTCGTAACGGAACAGCACGGTTTTTGCCCCCACCCGCCGGACGAAGGCTATCGCCGATCCGTCGGGCGAAACCTGGGGGGACGTTGCGCTCCCGAAGCCGGAAATCAGATCGACCGCCTCGCCGCTCTGCAAGTCGCGCCGGCGGATGACAAAATTGCTGAGGTTGGGATTGAGGTGGACATAGTGGATCCCCCCAACCCGTTCCGTATAATAGAGATAGCGGCCATCGGGGGAATAGCGCGGTTCCTGCACATCCTTGCCGCTTTCCGGCGGCGCGACCAGTTGCCGCTGCTGCTCACCCTGCAGGTCGAATGCGACCAGTTCCGAGGTGCGCATATCGAACACCGAGGTGCTCGTCTTGGTCGCAACGATGGCGCTTCCGTCGGGCGACCACGAAGGCGCCGTGATCATGTCCGCCGTTTCGTGACTGATCTGGCGCGGCTCGGAACCGTCCAGATTGGCAATCCAGATATTGTCCGCGCCGCTTGCATCGCTGAGGTAGAGGATCTTGCGGCCATCCGGGCTGATTTGCGGGCTGCGCTGGGTCGCAGGGCCGGAAAGGATCACCCGGGCTTCGCCGCCGGCCGCCGGTATCGCATAGATGTCGTTGAGCAGATCGAAAACGATCGTTTGCCCATCGGGGCTGACGTCGGTGCTCATCCAGGTGCCTTCGCTGAGGGTGAGCGTCACCTCGCGTGTGGGCGTTTCCAGTATCTCGGGCGCGGCGATCGCCGGCTGAGCGCTTGCCAGGGCGACAAGCAGCGAAACGCTTCCAAACAGATTCTTCCGGTTAGCACCCAATGCCATTCCGTCCCCCCATCTTCGGCCAAGGCCAAATCTTCCACCTTGTGACAGGTAAAATACAACATGCATCGCTGACCGGTGCGAAAGGGGAAAGACCTGTTGCGGCGCCGTCACCGGTTGCCTTGTCCCGTTCTCTTCGACCACAAGGATGGCCGTCCCCGCCTGGCGACGAACCGGTTGCAGTATTCGGAAGGCTGGGAGAAGAAGCGCAATGGCCGATGCAAGCGCACAACCGTCGATTGAAACGATGAACCTTGCGGATATGTCCGCGGTGCTTGCTATCCAGTCGCGTACATATCCACCCTCGCTCATCGAAGACGAAGCGGTATTCCTCAACCGCCTGGCCCTGCCCTGTTCCTATTGTCTGTCCGCCAGGATAGCGGGCGAGGCCGTGGGCTACCTGCTCGCGTATGGATGGCGCGACGGCTCGCCGCCGCCCATTGGGGCGATCGTCGAAGGCAATGATCCTGGCGAAGTGCTGTTCATCCACGATCTCGCCGTATCGGAGACCGGGCGGGGCCTCGGCATCGGCAAGCTGCTTGTCGACCACGCCCTCGCCGCTGCGGCGCGCGACAAGCTGCACGAAGCGCAACTGGTGGCGGTGGAAGGTGCGCATGAATACTGGCACCGGCTGGGCTTTCTGGAACCACCCGTGTCAGGCGAACTGAAGACGAAGCTCTCCAGCTACGGTGCCCGCGCCAGATGGATGACGCGCAGTATCCCTACAGAGCACCCGGTCCCTCGCGGCGACGGAACGGCATC
The nucleotide sequence above comes from Pelagerythrobacter marensis. Encoded proteins:
- a CDS encoding formylglycine-generating enzyme family protein, which encodes MAASPQGEARYQEAVPEMVAVPGGTFAMGATVDRGYGPIDGPTRQVTVAPFHLAAHEVTLDAFRRFTEETGYVSAGKCNVYTDDTSWHIDPDRNWQTPGFVQAADHPVVCVSWRDTQAFIGWLNAATGRQYRLPSEAEWEYVATLADLGDTRGGGPGVTHELANIGKVKCCGGKAEGRDVWIETAPVGSFPADRLGLYDIRGNVWEWQADCYHDDYVGAPADGSARGECPTGGYHSIRGGSYGDAGEFLEERFRLRGPEDQGFFTVGFRLAHSAEGANKGR
- a CDS encoding GNAT family N-acetyltransferase — protein: MADASAQPSIETMNLADMSAVLAIQSRTYPPSLIEDEAVFLNRLALPCSYCLSARIAGEAVGYLLAYGWRDGSPPPIGAIVEGNDPGEVLFIHDLAVSETGRGLGIGKLLVDHALAAAARDKLHEAQLVAVEGAHEYWHRLGFLEPPVSGELKTKLSSYGARARWMTRSIPTEHPVPRGDGTASSP
- a CDS encoding LpqB family beta-propeller domain-containing protein, with product MALGANRKNLFGSVSLLVALASAQPAIAAPEILETPTREVTLTLSEGTWMSTDVSPDGQTIVFDLLNDIYAIPAAGGEARVILSGPATQRSPQISPDGRKILYLSDASGADNIWIANLDGSEPRQISHETADMITAPSWSPDGSAIVATKTSTSVFDMRTSELVAFDLQGEQQRQLVAPPESGKDVQEPRYSPDGRYLYYTERVGGIHYVHLNPNLSNFVIRRRDLQSGEAVDLISGFGSATSPQVSPDGSAIAFVRRVGAKTVLFRYDIATGRQNAVYDELARDLQADYLAQEHYYPAFDWFPDNRHVAVWAKGELVKVDMRTGEAADIPFRANARHEIHRAVRTELDLAPDRVDVKVVRQIAPSPGGNEILFRALGRIWRQDMAGDAPPRPLTDSDAAQTDPRWSADGRWIAYVEWDDESGSTLRLRSAEGDEEKVLVRSGGIIAEPVFANSGRQIAYRILDPDTQMGGAHDVAGLYVVGVDGRQPRYLAPARGVARFSPDDQRIYFMGLPDFDARRAVILRSVAAQGGDIRDHAYAETADTGDFTLSPDLEWIAFKEFQELNVMPFRPAGEPIAITARNNPAARLLTRSGGFELAWSDVSGQLFWTLGPDVFATRPDAGGVVEKPAHSVALSAPADVPQGSIAFVNARILPMTGDDTIIENGAVVVEGNRITAVGPAGEVAIPDAAKIYDLTGKTLMPGFFDAHGHIDCCYGTGAMPQKHAVRYAALAYGVTTNFDPYANELPSYETGEMTIAGLMVSPRWLTTGHVIYGRSGKPDRVFNRIRNLDDARAVIRRKAAIGGTVLKSYKLTTREQKQWLLQAAAEEGLMVDAEGAGHFYDNVSMILDGYTNLEHNLPVATYYDDLLQLFRNSQMSTTPTLVVTFGELFGENYIYQNQEPWKAPKVRTFIPGINNAYNPIQGPSDAPLYVRAMQSVHQADELYDVGFRSVARSIKRLDDAGVVVNVGSHGQAAGIALHWEMQLLAEGGMAPMRILRAATINGAKTWGLDHQLGSIEPGKLADLIVLERDPLADIQNSDSVIYTMVNGRLYDSATMNEIGNYDRPRTKFYWEMSDQHGIDWNPAWAGSARQR
- a CDS encoding LysR substrate-binding domain-containing protein, giving the protein MHELVAFEAAARHRSFTGAAVELNLTQGAISRAVAALEQRLRTPLFKRVRQRVSLTPVGRDYQDQVRALLGQLNTATRQAMSAGTVEQTLHIATLPTFGIHWLTPRLPQFLALHPHVTVNLASRTRPFSFEAEGFDLAIHHGEDAWPGGTLRRIVDETMVPMCSPEYREAKAIEAPSDLGRATLIHLRTRPAAWAEWHAAAGLRGDGAYRGPVYDQFGMAVSGAAAGLGVALLPELFAAEQIEDGKLVTLFDLELRTGSAYYIVLPEAGDKPAAVDFAEWLATQLPG
- a CDS encoding acyl-CoA dehydrogenase, giving the protein MAERTAFKWDDPFDLESQITQEERLIRDMARDYCQSSLMSRVLLAGRHEQFDREIMTEMGALGLLGATLPEAYGGADAGHVAYGLIAREVERVDSGYRSAMSVQSSLVMHPIFAYGDDAQRAMYLPELAAGRMIGCFGLTEPDHGSDPDGMRTRADRVEGGYRLNGNKMWITNSPIADIAIVWAKLDGVIRAFIVEAGAAGYSAPKIEGKLALRASVTGEIVLDDVFVPESALLPGARGLGGPFGCLNKARYGIAWGALGAAEFCWQAAHQYALDRIQFGRPIAATQLVQRKLVEMQVEITLGLQACLRVGRLLDESRCPVENISIVKRNSCGKALAIAREARDIHGGNGISDEFHVMRHLCNLEAVNTYEGTHDIHALILGRAQTGLAAFG